In Astatotilapia calliptera chromosome 20, fAstCal1.2, whole genome shotgun sequence, one genomic interval encodes:
- the gpr157 gene encoding G-protein coupled receptor 157 translates to MANATQTQTEVYLFEQVIVLFSCALSFLGSSLIILTYIIWSDLRTTPRKLLVYLSVSDWLSAVSYAFGVWSVFRTNSAECVAQGAISTFANTSSFFWTVAIAVYLYVFIVRANQRVADSLVLVFHLVSWGIPLAITIAAVSLNKIGYDASEVSVGWCWVRINVQDRVLWMLLTGKIWEFLAYLTLPFLYILIKRHIHIAHAALSEYRPILANRPPAHSFSSMADVKLTLIPIIFIVLRIWSTVRFILLLADSSVRQNPALVTLHGIGNTLQGAANCVMFVLFTQPIRTRLCAALTSCSQCRAEAQRPHRLLPEQDATARREEDSTERGHADR, encoded by the exons ATGGCAAACGCGACTCAGACTCAGACCGAGGTGTATCTGTTCGAGCAGGTGATCGTGCTGTTCTCGTGCGCGCTATCTTTCCTGGGCTCCTCTCTGATTATCCTCACCTACATTATTTGGTCGGATTTGAGGACAACTCCGAGGAAACTGCTGGTTTACCTCTCGGTGTCTGACTGGCTCTCCGCCGTCTCCTACGCCTTCGGAGTGTGGAGCGTCTTCCGCACAAACTCGGCGGAGTGCGTCGCTCAGGGAGCGATTTCCACTTTCGCCAACACCAGCTCCTTCTTCTGGACCGTGGCCATCGCCGTTTACCTGTACGTGTTCATCGTGAGGGCCAACCAAAGAGTCGCTGACAGCCTCGTGTTGGTGTTCCACCTCGTCAG CTGGGGAATTCCTCTGGCCATCACTATTGCAGCTGTGAGTCTCAACAAGATTGGTTACGATGCGTCAGAGGTGTCGGTGGGCTGGTGCTGGGTCAGGATCAACGTTCAAGACCGGGTCCTGTGGATGCTGCTGACTGGAAAGATCTGGGAGTTCTTGGCGTACCTCACCCTCCCCTTCCTCTACATCCTGATCAAGAGGCACATCCACATAGCG CATGCAGCCCTCTCTGAGTACCGTCCCATCTTGGCCAACAGGCCTCCCGCCCACTCCTTCTCCTCCATGGCTGATGTGAAGCTCACGCTCATCCCCATCATCTTCATCGTCCTACGCATTTGGAGCACGGTGCGCTTTATCCTGCTGCTAGCCGACTCAAGTGTCAGACAGAACCCAGCGCTGGTCACGCTGCAC GGGATTGGCAACACCTTGCAGGGAGCAGCCAACTGCGTCATGTTCGTCTTGTTCACTCAGCCGATCCGCACGCGCCTCTGCGCCGCGCTCACATCCTGCTCCCAATGTCGAGCAGAGGCGCAGCGCCCGCACAGGCTGCTACCCGAGCAGGACGCAACTGCCCGGAGAGAAGAAGACAGCACTGAACGAGGCCACGCCGACAGATGA